Proteins co-encoded in one Haloarcula pelagica genomic window:
- a CDS encoding TIGR00725 family protein produces MRVSVIGGSAVTDDQYSQAREVGRLLGERGHEVVCGGLGGVMEAVCKGASRAGGHTIGIVPGDRRAAANDYVDTVIATGLGSARNVLVVMNGAAAIAVDGNTGTLSEIGHALDMNRPVAGIDTHDIDGVEHVEAPREAVEYVESTL; encoded by the coding sequence ATGCGCGTCTCCGTCATCGGCGGCTCGGCGGTCACCGACGACCAGTACAGCCAGGCACGGGAAGTCGGTCGATTGCTGGGCGAACGCGGTCACGAGGTCGTCTGTGGTGGGCTGGGCGGCGTCATGGAAGCGGTCTGCAAGGGCGCGAGCCGGGCCGGCGGGCACACTATCGGGATCGTCCCGGGCGACCGTCGCGCAGCGGCAAACGACTACGTCGACACAGTCATCGCGACCGGGCTGGGAAGCGCCCGGAACGTCCTGGTCGTGATGAACGGTGCCGCGGCGATCGCCGTCGACGGCAACACCGGGACGCTCTCGGAGATCGGGCACGCCCTCGACATGAACCGGCCGGTCGCAGGGATAGACACCCACGACATCGACGGGGTCGAACACGTCGAGGCGCCACGGGAAGCCGTGGAGTACGTCGAGTCAACGCTGTAG
- a CDS encoding DUF7351 domain-containing protein, with translation MADDEGVSHRAPEEAFGLFSHELRVEILFALWAADGHALPYAQLQDRVGERDSGKFNYHLSQVTGQFVGKEGDDYTLRYPGHRVIDAIRSGVLHREAEVDSVSLDAACPDCGASLTFTYEDYLGRVGCLDCASIVLSFPFDPGGIQDRSPPAVAAAFDRRTRLFWRFALAGVCPVCAGVVETRLASGAGSELDSHYADDHPAVLAVDCAGCSFYNYPPVGIAVLAHPAVAGWLYDHGVDPRTTPAWAFDCVVDPDRITVRGTDPWTVTVTLSAGGERLAVDLDERAAVTSLERRPADTDARL, from the coding sequence ATGGCCGACGACGAGGGCGTCTCCCACAGAGCGCCCGAGGAGGCGTTCGGACTCTTCAGCCACGAACTCCGCGTCGAGATTCTGTTCGCGCTCTGGGCGGCCGACGGCCACGCGCTGCCCTACGCACAACTACAGGACCGCGTCGGCGAGCGCGACAGCGGGAAGTTCAACTACCACCTCTCGCAGGTGACGGGCCAGTTCGTCGGGAAAGAAGGCGACGACTACACGCTGCGCTATCCGGGCCACCGCGTCATCGACGCGATCCGCAGCGGCGTCCTCCACCGGGAGGCCGAAGTCGACTCGGTGTCCCTCGACGCGGCCTGTCCGGACTGCGGGGCGTCGCTGACGTTCACGTACGAGGACTACCTCGGTCGGGTGGGCTGTCTCGACTGTGCGTCGATCGTCCTCTCCTTTCCGTTCGATCCGGGCGGGATCCAGGACCGTTCCCCACCGGCGGTCGCGGCGGCGTTCGACCGGCGGACACGGCTGTTCTGGCGGTTCGCGCTGGCCGGCGTCTGTCCGGTCTGTGCCGGCGTCGTCGAGACGCGCCTCGCGTCGGGCGCCGGGTCGGAACTGGACAGCCACTACGCCGACGACCACCCGGCCGTCCTCGCCGTCGACTGTGCGGGCTGTAGCTTCTACAACTATCCGCCGGTCGGGATCGCCGTCCTCGCCCACCCCGCCGTCGCGGGCTGGCTCTACGACCACGGGGTCGACCCGCGGACGACGCCGGCCTGGGCGTTCGACTGTGTCGTCGACCCCGATCGTATCACGGTCCGGGGGACAGATCCGTGGACGGTCACGGTCACGCTCTCGGCTGGCGGCGAACGGCTGGCGGTCGACCTCGACGAGCGCGCGGCGGTGACGTCGCTCGAACGCCGACCCGCCGACACCGACGCCCGGTTGTGA
- a CDS encoding mechanosensitive ion channel domain-containing protein, with amino-acid sequence MLIQAVSFREQLAAIGTELIDGITAAIPKIVLGTLFLAIAYVGIRIVLTIARSVFERVYPASQRLVVDLTVTVIAIFLWFGAALVLLNIVGLGNVAASLGTASGFIGLGVAFALQDMIADTVAGVYLLRDPDFNEGYRVDTASVTGRITAIGLRKTRLRVEDGSLVVLANREVEKRWRLEESSRDGTGD; translated from the coding sequence ATGCTGATTCAGGCCGTGTCGTTCCGCGAGCAACTCGCCGCTATCGGGACGGAACTGATCGACGGCATCACCGCCGCGATCCCGAAAATCGTTCTCGGGACGCTGTTTCTCGCTATCGCCTACGTGGGAATTAGAATCGTTCTCACGATCGCCCGCTCGGTGTTCGAGCGGGTCTATCCCGCGAGCCAGCGGCTCGTCGTCGACCTGACCGTGACGGTCATCGCCATCTTCCTGTGGTTCGGTGCGGCGCTGGTCCTGTTGAACATCGTCGGACTCGGGAACGTCGCGGCGAGTCTGGGGACCGCGAGCGGGTTCATCGGGCTTGGTGTCGCCTTCGCACTGCAGGACATGATCGCGGACACGGTCGCCGGGGTCTACCTCCTCCGGGACCCGGATTTCAACGAGGGGTATCGCGTCGACACGGCGTCGGTGACGGGTCGGATCACTGCCATCGGACTCCGGAAGACCCGGCTGCGCGTCGAGGACGGCTCGCTCGTCGTCCTGGCCAACCGGGAGGTCGAGAAGCGCTGGCGCCTGGAGGAGTCGAGCCGCGACGGGACCGGCGACTGA
- a CDS encoding transcription initiation factor IIB — translation MSATVSSCPECDSTVERTGAETVCSHCGLVVGEDAIDRGPEWRSFDDDDTERARTGAPLTCSRHDRGLSTEIGRSTRLKGRKRRQLARLRREHTRAQVSSKRERNQIYSFTEIRRIVGALGLSDALRDRACVLFESAQQADLLQGRSLEGFAAAVVYATCRTEGVARTVEELCRVAKADADELRAAYDALNRDLGLPTGPIDPREYVPRFATELDVPAAVRQCAEDLVGEARERNLVSGRNPAGVAAACLYTAGRRHDLDLTQAEAAAVADVTPVTLRGTYSELQP, via the coding sequence ATGAGTGCGACAGTGTCGAGTTGTCCGGAATGCGATAGCACGGTCGAACGAACCGGGGCAGAGACGGTCTGTTCCCACTGCGGGTTGGTCGTCGGCGAGGACGCCATCGACCGCGGCCCGGAGTGGCGCTCGTTCGACGACGACGACACCGAACGGGCGCGGACCGGCGCCCCGCTGACCTGCTCGCGTCACGACCGCGGACTGTCGACGGAGATCGGTCGATCGACGCGGCTCAAGGGCCGGAAGCGCCGGCAACTGGCCCGACTGCGCCGGGAACACACCAGAGCACAGGTCAGTTCGAAACGGGAGCGCAACCAGATCTACTCCTTCACCGAGATCCGGCGGATCGTCGGCGCGCTCGGACTCTCGGACGCGCTGCGGGATCGGGCGTGCGTGCTGTTCGAGTCCGCCCAGCAGGCGGACCTACTACAGGGCCGGTCGCTTGAAGGGTTCGCGGCGGCGGTCGTCTACGCGACCTGTCGGACGGAGGGTGTCGCCCGGACCGTCGAGGAACTGTGTCGCGTCGCGAAGGCCGACGCCGACGAGTTGCGGGCGGCCTACGACGCCTTGAACCGGGACCTGGGGCTTCCGACCGGCCCGATCGACCCCCGGGAGTACGTCCCGCGGTTCGCGACGGAACTCGATGTCCCGGCGGCTGTCAGACAGTGTGCGGAGGACCTGGTCGGCGAGGCGCGGGAGCGAAACCTCGTCAGCGGCCGCAACCCGGCAGGGGTCGCAGCGGCCTGTCTGTACACCGCGGGGCGCAGACACGACCTCGATCTCACGCAGGCCGAGGCGGCCGCGGTCGCCGACGTGACGCCGGTGACGCTTCGGGGAACCTACAGCGAGCTACAGCCGTAG
- a CDS encoding MinD/ParA family ATP-binding protein codes for MILTVTGGKGGVGKSTVAYNLGAALDGVVVDGDLAMADLPERRGPDLHDVLAGRADPLTAVDESGPVTLLPCGRTLAGARASDPTALADVLSRLDRAYRWVVVDSPAGLQADVGLPLSVADAAVLVTVPDRAALADALRVRALARELDTGLCRVVLNRVQGTARTADLADQFGAPVVTIPESGRLATAHEHGRPVGHTAPDSPAAEAFETLASAAYGCSSL; via the coding sequence ATGATCCTGACTGTCACCGGCGGCAAGGGCGGCGTCGGGAAGTCGACGGTCGCGTACAACCTCGGGGCAGCGCTCGACGGTGTCGTCGTCGACGGCGACCTCGCGATGGCCGACCTCCCGGAACGGCGCGGGCCGGACCTCCACGATGTCCTGGCCGGCCGCGCGGACCCGCTGACGGCCGTCGACGAGAGCGGGCCGGTCACCCTGTTGCCCTGCGGGCGAACGCTCGCGGGGGCACGGGCGTCCGACCCGACCGCGCTCGCCGACGTGCTCTCGCGGCTCGACCGGGCCTACCGCTGGGTCGTCGTCGACTCGCCTGCCGGGCTTCAGGCAGACGTGGGACTCCCGCTGTCGGTCGCCGACGCCGCCGTTCTGGTCACCGTCCCCGACCGGGCGGCACTCGCCGACGCGCTCCGCGTCCGGGCGCTGGCCCGGGAACTCGACACCGGGCTCTGTCGTGTCGTCCTCAATCGTGTGCAGGGGACCGCTCGAACGGCCGATCTGGCCGACCAGTTCGGCGCGCCGGTCGTCACGATCCCGGAGAGCGGCCGGCTGGCGACGGCCCACGAGCACGGGCGCCCCGTCGGTCACACGGCGCCGGACTCCCCGGCCGCCGAAGCGTTCGAGACCCTCGCGAGCGCCGCCTACGGCTGTAGCTCGCTGTAG
- a CDS encoding DUF7504 family protein: MCDLPERLDGATNTVLCAPSMSGHAGGGGLCTELLQAPEPPGSVLWVTYTRSPSACVEAVRSSSIETASLSVIAVGEAPTGADSLSSVSIDSVSTPSDLTGLGITLSQRLSDCEDVVVCFDSLTAVLQYVELEPLYEFLHAVVGHLHAADARAHFHLDPSAHDSQTVDAVTSLFDAAVYVRDGDREIRTRKTLQE, translated from the coding sequence ATGTGTGACCTTCCCGAGCGGCTCGACGGGGCGACGAACACGGTGCTCTGTGCCCCGTCGATGAGCGGTCACGCCGGTGGTGGCGGGCTCTGTACGGAGTTGCTCCAGGCCCCGGAGCCGCCGGGGAGCGTCCTGTGGGTCACCTATACGCGGTCGCCGTCGGCGTGTGTCGAGGCGGTTCGCTCGTCGTCGATCGAGACGGCGTCGCTGTCTGTCATCGCCGTCGGCGAGGCGCCCACCGGGGCCGACTCGCTCTCGTCGGTCAGCATCGACAGCGTCTCGACACCCAGTGACCTGACCGGCCTGGGGATCACACTCAGCCAGCGGCTGTCGGACTGTGAGGATGTCGTCGTCTGTTTCGACTCCCTGACGGCCGTCCTCCAGTACGTCGAACTCGAACCGCTCTACGAGTTCCTCCACGCGGTCGTCGGCCACCTCCACGCGGCCGACGCACGAGCGCACTTCCACCTCGACCCGAGCGCCCACGACAGCCAGACGGTCGACGCGGTGACATCGCTGTTCGACGCCGCCGTCTACGTCCGGGACGGGGACCGAGAGATCCGCACTCGGAAAACGTTGCAGGAGTGA
- a CDS encoding AAA family ATPase, translated as MATADNTELIDRFEEFYRNYYRNEIGELAQKYPNDQKSLYIDWQDLYRFDPDLADDYRTKPEQLQEYAEEALRLYDLPVDVSLGQAHVRVQNLPDSEDIREIRHEHHGNLIAVQGIVRKATDVRPKVIEAAFECQRCGTLTRIPQSTGDFQEPHECQGCERQGPFRLNTEQSQFIDAQKIRVQESPEGLRGGETPQSIDINVEDDITGTVTAGDHVRVTGVLKLDQQGSDQDKSPMFDIYMDGVSVVIEDEQFEDMDITDADKKDIVELSNEPDIYDQMVGAIAPSIYGYEKEKLAMMLQLFSGVTKELPDGSRIRGDLHMLLIGDPGTGKSQMLSYIREIAPRSVYTSGKGSSSAGLTAAAVRDDFGDGQQWTLEAGALVLADQGIAAVDELDKMSCVTGDTLVHGADRISRIRDLAHEYAEDGAVEPLSNGRIIRAIDDLQVWTMTDDGRLVTRPVTAIHEYDAPEDLTRVTLQTGERLTATADHPFFVREGGERVERPAADLEAGDWAYVPRELTGTAADGGTVPTIESDSSTVLSAGDSDGVPPSERPELATEDVTCQRVESVETVPAETESRPDPCVYDLTVAGTHNFVANGMVVHNSEDRSAMHEALEQQRISVSKAGINATLKSRCSLLGAANPKYGRFDQYEPIGEQIDLEPALISRFDLIFTVTDQPDEEEDRNLAQHIIQTNYAGELNTHRVETSTSNYSAEEVETVTDEVAPTIEPDLLRKYIAYAKRNCFPTMTEEAKTVIEEFYVDLRLKGQDEDAPVPVTARKLEALVRLAEASARIRLSDTVEEEDADRAVEIAHYCLKEIGVDPETGEFDADVVETGTSKSQRDRIQNIRGIIADIEDEYDEGAPVDVVVERAEEVGIDESKAEHEIEKLKQKGEVYEPRTDHLRTT; from the coding sequence ATGGCGACCGCCGACAACACCGAGCTCATCGACCGCTTCGAGGAGTTCTACCGCAACTACTACCGCAACGAGATCGGTGAGCTCGCCCAGAAGTACCCCAACGACCAGAAGTCGCTGTACATCGACTGGCAGGACCTCTACCGGTTCGACCCCGACCTGGCCGACGACTACCGCACGAAGCCCGAACAGCTTCAGGAGTACGCCGAGGAGGCGCTGCGGCTGTACGACCTCCCCGTCGATGTCTCGCTGGGTCAGGCCCACGTCCGTGTCCAGAACCTCCCCGACTCCGAGGACATCCGCGAGATCCGCCACGAACACCACGGCAACCTCATCGCCGTCCAGGGGATCGTCCGGAAGGCGACCGACGTTCGCCCGAAGGTGATCGAGGCCGCCTTCGAGTGCCAGCGCTGTGGCACCCTCACCCGCATCCCCCAGAGCACCGGCGACTTCCAGGAACCCCACGAGTGCCAGGGCTGTGAACGCCAGGGCCCGTTCCGGCTCAACACCGAACAGTCCCAGTTCATCGACGCCCAGAAGATTCGCGTCCAGGAGTCACCCGAGGGCCTGCGCGGCGGCGAGACACCTCAGTCCATCGACATCAACGTCGAGGACGACATCACCGGGACGGTGACGGCGGGCGACCACGTCAGGGTGACGGGCGTCCTCAAGCTCGACCAGCAGGGGTCGGACCAGGACAAGTCCCCGATGTTCGACATCTACATGGACGGAGTCAGCGTCGTCATCGAGGACGAGCAGTTCGAGGACATGGACATCACCGACGCCGACAAGAAAGACATCGTCGAGCTCTCGAACGAGCCCGATATCTACGACCAGATGGTCGGCGCCATCGCCCCCTCCATCTACGGCTACGAGAAGGAGAAGCTCGCGATGATGCTCCAGCTGTTCTCCGGTGTGACCAAGGAACTCCCCGACGGCTCACGCATCCGGGGTGACCTGCACATGCTCCTGATCGGTGACCCCGGTACGGGGAAATCGCAGATGCTGTCGTATATCCGAGAGATCGCCCCTCGGTCTGTCTACACGTCGGGGAAAGGCTCCAGTTCTGCCGGCCTTACCGCGGCGGCTGTGAGAGACGATTTCGGCGACGGACAACAGTGGACGTTGGAGGCTGGAGCGCTCGTTCTGGCCGATCAAGGGATCGCCGCCGTCGACGAGCTGGACAAGATGAGTTGCGTGACCGGGGACACCCTCGTCCACGGAGCCGACAGGATCAGCAGGATCCGTGATCTCGCCCACGAGTACGCCGAAGACGGTGCCGTCGAGCCCCTTTCGAACGGTCGCATAATCCGTGCTATCGACGACCTGCAGGTCTGGACGATGACCGACGATGGGCGGCTCGTCACCCGCCCGGTGACGGCCATCCACGAGTACGACGCGCCCGAGGACCTGACGCGGGTGACACTCCAGACGGGCGAACGACTCACCGCGACCGCGGACCATCCGTTCTTCGTCCGCGAAGGCGGCGAGCGTGTCGAACGGCCAGCCGCCGATCTGGAGGCCGGTGACTGGGCGTACGTTCCACGAGAGCTGACCGGGACGGCCGCCGACGGCGGAACAGTACCGACTATCGAATCGGACTCGTCGACGGTGCTTTCGGCTGGTGATTCAGATGGAGTGCCCCCCTCTGAACGTCCAGAGCTTGCCACCGAGGACGTGACGTGCCAGCGTGTCGAATCGGTCGAGACGGTACCTGCGGAAACTGAATCCAGACCGGATCCGTGCGTCTACGACCTGACCGTCGCTGGGACACATAACTTCGTCGCCAACGGCATGGTCGTCCACAACTCCGAGGACCGCTCGGCGATGCACGAAGCGTTAGAACAGCAACGGATCAGTGTCTCGAAAGCCGGGATCAACGCCACACTGAAGAGTCGCTGCTCGCTGCTGGGCGCGGCCAACCCCAAGTACGGCCGGTTCGATCAGTACGAGCCCATCGGCGAGCAGATCGACCTCGAACCGGCGTTGATCTCCCGCTTTGACCTGATCTTCACGGTCACCGACCAGCCGGACGAGGAGGAGGACCGCAACCTCGCCCAGCACATCATCCAGACCAACTACGCCGGCGAGTTGAACACCCACCGGGTCGAGACCTCGACTTCGAACTACTCGGCCGAGGAGGTCGAGACCGTCACCGACGAGGTCGCACCGACCATCGAACCGGATCTCCTGCGGAAGTACATCGCCTACGCGAAACGGAACTGCTTCCCGACGATGACCGAGGAGGCAAAGACCGTCATCGAGGAGTTCTACGTCGACCTGCGGTTGAAAGGCCAGGACGAGGACGCCCCCGTTCCCGTGACCGCCCGGAAACTGGAGGCGCTGGTCCGCCTGGCGGAAGCCTCCGCGCGCATCCGGCTCTCGGACACCGTCGAGGAGGAAGACGCGGACCGGGCCGTCGAGATCGCCCACTACTGTCTGAAAGAGATCGGTGTCGACCCCGAGACCGGGGAGTTCGACGCCGACGTGGTCGAGACGGGGACCTCCAAGAGCCAGCGGGACCGCATCCAGAACATCCGCGGGATCATCGCCGACATCGAAGACGAGTACGACGAGGGAGCGCCCGTCGACGTGGTGGTCGAGCGCGCCGAGGAGGTCGGTATCGACGAGTCCAAAGCCGAACACGAGATCGAGAAGCTCAAACAGAAAGGCGAGGTGTACGAGCCACGCACCGACCACCTCCGGACGACATAA
- a CDS encoding AAA family ATPase, whose amino-acid sequence MDSPVLIAFCGLPGVGKSTASGYAARQCEASRYRSDEVRKSLFEDPSYTDAEIERTYEELLSQARAELERGESVVVDATFNSTAYREMAAETARSTGAELLFVRVTCSREVVRERIRAREGSVSDADFAVYEEHRAAFDPFERDHVVVDNSETVEATHDQIDRQVVGAVRETVQQ is encoded by the coding sequence GTGGACAGCCCAGTGCTCATCGCGTTCTGTGGTCTCCCGGGTGTGGGGAAGTCGACGGCCTCTGGCTACGCCGCCCGGCAGTGCGAGGCCTCGCGGTATCGGAGCGACGAAGTGCGCAAATCGCTGTTCGAGGACCCCTCCTACACCGACGCCGAGATCGAGCGGACCTACGAGGAACTGCTCTCGCAGGCCAGAGCGGAGCTAGAACGTGGTGAGTCCGTCGTCGTCGACGCGACGTTCAACTCGACGGCCTACCGCGAGATGGCCGCCGAGACGGCCCGTTCGACCGGCGCCGAGTTGCTGTTCGTCAGGGTGACCTGTTCGCGCGAGGTCGTCAGAGAGCGGATTCGCGCCCGGGAAGGGAGCGTCAGCGACGCCGACTTCGCAGTCTACGAGGAACACCGAGCGGCGTTCGATCCCTTCGAGCGCGACCACGTCGTCGTCGACAACTCCGAGACGGTCGAGGCGACACACGACCAGATCGACCGGCAGGTCGTCGGAGCGGTCCGGGAGACGGTCCAGCAGTAG
- a CDS encoding SLC13 family permease: MAFVFALILLALVLFATEALPVDVTAISVMVALLLVEPVTTVAVDANLLADPVYVLHQPGDGGSPLTAGLSGFASTATITVLAMFILSDGVQRTGIVQLLGAKLASLTGDSESRQLGATVGLVAPISGFINNTAAVAILLPMVTDIAHEGKISPSKLLLPLSYASMFGGMLTLIGTSTNILASQLSAELLDHPFGMFEFTQLGLLVSVVGTAYLLTVGRWLVPSRIEAREDLTDEFEMGEYLTEVVVREDSPIVGQTVQTALEETEFDVDIVQLVRGGRTFLEPLGPKSIRAGDVFAIRTDRDTLVDLLDAEGLDLMPEVEVDDAELESASERTNLVEVVVAPGSSLVGETLASTNFRQRYDATVLALRRGRELFRQRMDRVRLKVGDTLLVQATPESIDRLNINNDFIVAQEIERPDFRRSKIPVAVGIVAAVVGVAALTPIHIVASALAGAVAMVLTGCLRPQELYDAVQWDVIFLLAGVIPLGIALQETGGADLLADLFVMTAPGFAPIVVLGLMYVVTALLTNIISNNASVVLMIPVAVEAAQQLGAYPFAFVLAVTFAASTAFMTPVGYQTNLLVYGPGGYRFSDYVKVGAPLQAVFAVVTTLGIAFFWGLAPP; the protein is encoded by the coding sequence ATGGCGTTCGTGTTCGCGCTGATCCTCCTGGCGCTCGTGCTGTTTGCGACGGAGGCGCTCCCGGTCGACGTGACCGCGATCAGCGTCATGGTCGCGCTGTTGCTCGTCGAGCCGGTGACGACCGTCGCCGTCGACGCGAACCTGCTGGCCGATCCGGTGTACGTCCTCCACCAGCCCGGGGACGGCGGCTCGCCACTGACTGCGGGGCTGTCGGGCTTCGCGTCGACGGCGACGATCACCGTCCTGGCGATGTTCATTCTCTCCGATGGGGTGCAACGGACGGGTATCGTCCAGTTACTCGGGGCGAAACTCGCCTCGCTGACCGGCGACAGCGAGTCCCGACAACTGGGCGCGACGGTCGGACTGGTCGCGCCGATCTCCGGGTTCATCAACAACACCGCAGCCGTCGCCATCCTACTCCCGATGGTGACAGATATCGCACACGAGGGCAAGATTTCACCCTCGAAACTCCTCCTGCCGCTGTCGTACGCCTCGATGTTCGGCGGGATGCTCACCCTGATCGGTACCTCGACGAACATCCTCGCCTCCCAGCTGTCGGCGGAACTGCTCGATCACCCCTTCGGGATGTTCGAGTTCACGCAACTGGGCCTGCTCGTCTCCGTCGTCGGGACGGCCTACCTGCTGACGGTCGGCCGCTGGCTCGTCCCGTCGCGGATCGAGGCCCGCGAGGACCTCACCGACGAGTTCGAGATGGGCGAGTACCTCACCGAAGTTGTCGTCCGGGAGGACTCGCCGATCGTCGGCCAGACCGTCCAGACCGCACTCGAAGAGACCGAGTTCGATGTCGACATCGTCCAGCTCGTCCGGGGCGGCCGAACTTTTCTCGAACCACTGGGCCCGAAATCGATCCGGGCCGGCGATGTCTTCGCGATCCGGACCGACCGTGACACCCTCGTCGACCTCCTCGACGCCGAGGGGCTGGACCTGATGCCCGAGGTCGAAGTCGACGACGCGGAACTCGAAAGCGCCAGCGAGCGGACGAACCTCGTCGAGGTCGTCGTCGCGCCGGGCTCGTCGCTGGTCGGCGAGACGCTCGCCTCCACCAACTTCCGCCAGCGCTACGACGCGACGGTGCTGGCGCTCCGGCGCGGTCGTGAGCTGTTCCGCCAGCGCATGGACCGGGTTCGGCTGAAAGTCGGTGACACTCTGCTGGTCCAGGCCACGCCCGAGAGCATCGACCGCCTCAACATCAACAACGACTTCATCGTCGCTCAGGAGATCGAACGACCCGACTTCCGGCGGTCGAAGATCCCCGTCGCCGTCGGCATCGTCGCGGCCGTCGTCGGCGTCGCCGCACTCACTCCCATCCACATCGTCGCCTCGGCGCTCGCCGGTGCGGTCGCGATGGTGCTGACCGGCTGTCTGCGCCCCCAGGAGCTGTACGACGCCGTCCAGTGGGACGTGATCTTCCTGCTCGCGGGGGTCATCCCGCTCGGGATCGCGCTCCAGGAGACCGGCGGTGCGGACCTGCTTGCGGACCTGTTCGTGATGACCGCGCCCGGGTTCGCGCCCATCGTCGTCCTCGGACTGATGTACGTCGTGACGGCGCTTCTGACGAACATCATCTCGAACAACGCCTCCGTCGTCCTGATGATCCCGGTCGCCGTCGAGGCGGCCCAGCAACTGGGCGCCTATCCGTTCGCGTTCGTCCTGGCGGTCACCTTCGCCGCGTCGACGGCGTTCATGACTCCGGTGGGCTACCAGACGAACCTCCTCGTCTACGGGCCGGGGGGCTACCGGTTCAGCGACTACGTGAAAGTGGGTGCGCCGCTGCAGGCGGTGTTCGCCGTCGTGACCACGCTCGGAATCGCGTTCTTCTGGGGCCTCGCGCCACCGTAG